From Brassica oleracea var. oleracea cultivar TO1000 chromosome C3, BOL, whole genome shotgun sequence, a single genomic window includes:
- the LOC106331494 gene encoding uncharacterized protein LOC106331494, with translation MGCVDLFNLTSTNIYRPVLTRTSNKPYITRGPSMAAIRAESVATEKLGIFIEKNPPESKLTQLGVRSWPKWGCPPSKFPWTYDAKETCFLLEGKVKVYPDGSDEGVEIEAGDFVIFPKGMSCTWDVSVAVDKHYQFE, from the exons ATGGGCTGCGTTGATCTTTTCAATTTAACAAGTACCAATATTTATCGGCCGGTGCTTACAAGAACATCAAACAAACCCTACATCACAAGAGGACCATCGATGGCTGCTATTCGAGCTGAGTCAGTGGCTACTGAGAAATTAGGAATCTTTATCGAGAAGAATCCTCCCGAGTCCAAACTCACCCAACTCGGTGTTCGTAGTTGGCCCAA GTGGGGTTGTCCTCCAAGCAAGTTTCCGTGGACTTATGATGCAAAGGAGACTTGTTTTCTGCTAGAGGGGAAAGTGAAAGTGTACCCTGATGGGTCCGATGAAGGCGTGGAGATTGAAGCAGGCGACTTTGTTATTTTCCCTAAAGGGATGAGTTGCACTTGGGATGTATCCGTTGCTGTTGATAAACACTACCAATTCGAGTGA
- the LOC106329487 gene encoding sodium transporter HKT1-like isoform X3 produces the protein MDRVAGRKFCKIRSKLYKSRSCFLNFVYFLSFSFLGFLAVKVSNPRTTSRPHDLDIFFTSVSAITVSSMSTVDMEVFSNTQLIIITILMFIGGPIFTSFLNIYLSHFTKFVFPHSKIKHFIGSFKADHTIEDLRLDQENITDRHEIPSQTNEKASKCLYLVVIGYHLVTNIAGSMLLLVYVSFVKTARDVLRSKEISALTFSIFTTVSTFATCGFVPTNENMIIFRKNSGLLWLLIPLVLMGNTLFPCFLRLLIWGLSKTTKREEFGYILKNRKKMGYSHLLSVRLCVFLGLTVLGFILIQLFLFCTFSWSSESLAGMNWYEKLVGSLFQVVNSRHTGETIVDLSTLSPAILILFILMMYLPPYTLFMPFTMKKKNKKEEENDSGYKKGGKKSGLLVSQLSFLVICIFLISITERQKLRRDPLNFNVLNITLEVVR, from the exons ATGGATAGAGTTGCAGGAAGAAAATTTTGTAAAATCCGTTCGAAACTTTATAAATCTCGCTCCTGCTTCCTCAATTTCGTTTACTTCTTGTCATTTTCTTTCTTAGGGTTCTTGGCAGTCAAGGTCTCTAATCCAAGAACCACTTCACGTCCTCATGACTTGGACATCTTCTTCACTTCTGTCTCTGCCATCACCGTTTCTTCCATGTCCACCGTCGACATGGAAGTCTTCTCCAACACCCAACTTATCATCATCACTATACTCATGTTTATCGGTGGCCCGATCTTCACCTCCTTTCTCAATATCTACCTGTCCCATTTCACTAAATTCGTCTTCCCTCATAGCAAGATTAAACACTTTATCGGCTCTTTCAAGGCAGATCATACCATCGAGGATCTCCGTCTTGACCAAGAAAATATTACTGATCGTCACGAGATTCCTAGCCAGACCAATGAAAAGGCGTCTAAGTGTTTGTACTTGGTGGTTATTGGCTACCATCTTGTAACAAACATAGCTGGCTCTATGTTGCTTCTTGTGTACGTAAGCTTTGTTAAAACGGCAAGAGATGTTCTTCGTTCCAAAGAAATATCAGCTCTCACCTTCTCTATCTTCACAACTGTATCGACTTTCGCAACTTGTGGATTTGTTCCCACGAATGAGAACATGATCATCTTTCGCAAGAACTCGGGTCTCCTCTGGCTCTTAATCCCTCTAGTATTGATGGGGAACACTTTGTTCCCTTGCTTCTTGCGGTTGCTAATATGGGGATTAAGTAAGACCACAAAACGTGAGGAGTTTGGTTATATTCTCAAGAATCGCAAGAAGATGGGATACTCTCATCTACTCTCCGTTCGTCTTTGTGTTTTCCTAGGGTTGACGGTGTTAGGGTTTATTTTGATACAACTTTTTCTCTTCTGCACCTTTTCTTGGAGCTCGGAGTCTCTTGCAGGAATGAATTGGTATGAGAAGTTGGTTGGATCGCTGTTTCAAGTGGTAAACTCGAGACATACTGGAGAAACAATTGTCGACCTATCCACACTTTCCCCGGCTATTTTGATACTATTCATCCTTATGAT GTACCTTCCCCCATACACTTTATTTATGCCGTTCACCATGAAAAAGAAGAATAAAAAAGAGGAAGAAAATGATTCCGGATATAAAAAGGGAGGAAAGAAGAGTGGGCTCCTTGTGTCACAACTTTCCTTTTTGGTGATATGCATCTTTCTCATTTCTATCACCGAAAGGCAAAAACTACGACGAGATCCACTCAACTTCAACGTTCTTAACATCACTCTTGAAGTTGTCAG GTAA
- the LOC106329487 gene encoding sodium transporter HKT1-like isoform X2 translates to MDRVAGRKFCKIRSKLYKSRSCFLNFVYFLSFSFLGFLAVKVSNPRTTSRPHDLDIFFTSVSAITVSSMSTVDMEVFSNTQLIIITILMFIGGPIFTSFLNIYLSHFTKFVFPHSKIKHFIGSFKADHTIEDLRLDQENITDRHEIPSQTNEKASKCLYLVVIGYHLVTNIAGSMLLLVYVSFVKTARDVLRSKEISALTFSIFTTVSTFATCGFVPTNENMIIFRKNSGLLWLLIPLVLMGNTLFPCFLRLLIWGLSKTTKREEFGYILKNRKKMGYSHLLSVRLCVFLGLTVLGFILIQLFLFCTFSWSSESLAGMNWYEKLVGSLFQVVNSRHTGETIVDLSTLSPAILILFILMMYLPPYTLFMPFTMKKKNKKEEENDSGYKKGGKKSGLLVSQLSFLVICIFLISITERQKLRRDPLNFNVLNITLEVVSVSGLFILCEV, encoded by the exons ATGGATAGAGTTGCAGGAAGAAAATTTTGTAAAATCCGTTCGAAACTTTATAAATCTCGCTCCTGCTTCCTCAATTTCGTTTACTTCTTGTCATTTTCTTTCTTAGGGTTCTTGGCAGTCAAGGTCTCTAATCCAAGAACCACTTCACGTCCTCATGACTTGGACATCTTCTTCACTTCTGTCTCTGCCATCACCGTTTCTTCCATGTCCACCGTCGACATGGAAGTCTTCTCCAACACCCAACTTATCATCATCACTATACTCATGTTTATCGGTGGCCCGATCTTCACCTCCTTTCTCAATATCTACCTGTCCCATTTCACTAAATTCGTCTTCCCTCATAGCAAGATTAAACACTTTATCGGCTCTTTCAAGGCAGATCATACCATCGAGGATCTCCGTCTTGACCAAGAAAATATTACTGATCGTCACGAGATTCCTAGCCAGACCAATGAAAAGGCGTCTAAGTGTTTGTACTTGGTGGTTATTGGCTACCATCTTGTAACAAACATAGCTGGCTCTATGTTGCTTCTTGTGTACGTAAGCTTTGTTAAAACGGCAAGAGATGTTCTTCGTTCCAAAGAAATATCAGCTCTCACCTTCTCTATCTTCACAACTGTATCGACTTTCGCAACTTGTGGATTTGTTCCCACGAATGAGAACATGATCATCTTTCGCAAGAACTCGGGTCTCCTCTGGCTCTTAATCCCTCTAGTATTGATGGGGAACACTTTGTTCCCTTGCTTCTTGCGGTTGCTAATATGGGGATTAAGTAAGACCACAAAACGTGAGGAGTTTGGTTATATTCTCAAGAATCGCAAGAAGATGGGATACTCTCATCTACTCTCCGTTCGTCTTTGTGTTTTCCTAGGGTTGACGGTGTTAGGGTTTATTTTGATACAACTTTTTCTCTTCTGCACCTTTTCTTGGAGCTCGGAGTCTCTTGCAGGAATGAATTGGTATGAGAAGTTGGTTGGATCGCTGTTTCAAGTGGTAAACTCGAGACATACTGGAGAAACAATTGTCGACCTATCCACACTTTCCCCGGCTATTTTGATACTATTCATCCTTATGAT GTACCTTCCCCCATACACTTTATTTATGCCGTTCACCATGAAAAAGAAGAATAAAAAAGAGGAAGAAAATGATTCCGGATATAAAAAGGGAGGAAAGAAGAGTGGGCTCCTTGTGTCACAACTTTCCTTTTTGGTGATATGCATCTTTCTCATTTCTATCACCGAAAGGCAAAAACTACGACGAGATCCACTCAACTTCAACGTTCTTAACATCACTCTTGAAGTTGTCAG TGTTTCTGGATTGTTTATCCTTTGTGAAGTATGA
- the LOC106329487 gene encoding sodium transporter HKT1-like isoform X1, which yields MDRVAGRKFCKIRSKLYKSRSCFLNFVYFLSFSFLGFLAVKVSNPRTTSRPHDLDIFFTSVSAITVSSMSTVDMEVFSNTQLIIITILMFIGGPIFTSFLNIYLSHFTKFVFPHSKIKHFIGSFKADHTIEDLRLDQENITDRHEIPSQTNEKASKCLYLVVIGYHLVTNIAGSMLLLVYVSFVKTARDVLRSKEISALTFSIFTTVSTFATCGFVPTNENMIIFRKNSGLLWLLIPLVLMGNTLFPCFLRLLIWGLSKTTKREEFGYILKNRKKMGYSHLLSVRLCVFLGLTVLGFILIQLFLFCTFSWSSESLAGMNWYEKLVGSLFQVVNSRHTGETIVDLSTLSPAILILFILMMYLPPYTLFMPFTMKKKNKKEEENDSGYKKGGKKSGLLVSQLSFLVICIFLISITERQKLRRDPLNFNVLNITLEVVSAYGNVGFTTGYSCERRLNVSDGGCEDAGYGFAGRWSSSGKFILIIVMFYGRLKQFTAKTGRAWILYPSRLPDTRYIQV from the exons ATGGATAGAGTTGCAGGAAGAAAATTTTGTAAAATCCGTTCGAAACTTTATAAATCTCGCTCCTGCTTCCTCAATTTCGTTTACTTCTTGTCATTTTCTTTCTTAGGGTTCTTGGCAGTCAAGGTCTCTAATCCAAGAACCACTTCACGTCCTCATGACTTGGACATCTTCTTCACTTCTGTCTCTGCCATCACCGTTTCTTCCATGTCCACCGTCGACATGGAAGTCTTCTCCAACACCCAACTTATCATCATCACTATACTCATGTTTATCGGTGGCCCGATCTTCACCTCCTTTCTCAATATCTACCTGTCCCATTTCACTAAATTCGTCTTCCCTCATAGCAAGATTAAACACTTTATCGGCTCTTTCAAGGCAGATCATACCATCGAGGATCTCCGTCTTGACCAAGAAAATATTACTGATCGTCACGAGATTCCTAGCCAGACCAATGAAAAGGCGTCTAAGTGTTTGTACTTGGTGGTTATTGGCTACCATCTTGTAACAAACATAGCTGGCTCTATGTTGCTTCTTGTGTACGTAAGCTTTGTTAAAACGGCAAGAGATGTTCTTCGTTCCAAAGAAATATCAGCTCTCACCTTCTCTATCTTCACAACTGTATCGACTTTCGCAACTTGTGGATTTGTTCCCACGAATGAGAACATGATCATCTTTCGCAAGAACTCGGGTCTCCTCTGGCTCTTAATCCCTCTAGTATTGATGGGGAACACTTTGTTCCCTTGCTTCTTGCGGTTGCTAATATGGGGATTAAGTAAGACCACAAAACGTGAGGAGTTTGGTTATATTCTCAAGAATCGCAAGAAGATGGGATACTCTCATCTACTCTCCGTTCGTCTTTGTGTTTTCCTAGGGTTGACGGTGTTAGGGTTTATTTTGATACAACTTTTTCTCTTCTGCACCTTTTCTTGGAGCTCGGAGTCTCTTGCAGGAATGAATTGGTATGAGAAGTTGGTTGGATCGCTGTTTCAAGTGGTAAACTCGAGACATACTGGAGAAACAATTGTCGACCTATCCACACTTTCCCCGGCTATTTTGATACTATTCATCCTTATGAT GTACCTTCCCCCATACACTTTATTTATGCCGTTCACCATGAAAAAGAAGAATAAAAAAGAGGAAGAAAATGATTCCGGATATAAAAAGGGAGGAAAGAAGAGTGGGCTCCTTGTGTCACAACTTTCCTTTTTGGTGATATGCATCTTTCTCATTTCTATCACCGAAAGGCAAAAACTACGACGAGATCCACTCAACTTCAACGTTCTTAACATCACTCTTGAAGTTGTCAG TGCATATGGAAATGTGGGGTTCACGACCGGGTACAGTTGTGAACGGCGCTTGAACGTCAGTGACGGTGGCTGTGAAGACGCAGGTTATGGGTTTGCAGGAAGATGGAGTTCCAGTGGAAAATTCATACTAATAATAGTAATGTTTTATGGTAGGCTTAAGCAGTTCACAGCCAAAACTGGTCGAGCTTGGATACTGTATCCCTCTCGTCTTCCTGACACACGATATATACAAGTATAA
- the LOC106328597 gene encoding chlorophyll a-b binding protein CP26, chloroplastic, whose protein sequence is MASMGVSEMLGTPLNFKAVSRSSAPSASSPATFKTVALFSKKKPAPAKAKTVSVANDELAKWYGPDRRVFLPDGLLDRSEIPEYLNGEVAGDYGYDPFGLGKKPENFAKYQAFELIHARWAMLGAAGFIIPEALNKYGANCGPEAVWFKTGALLLDGNTLNYFGKNIPINLVLAVVAEVVLLGGAEYYRITNGLDFEDKLHPGGPFDPLGLAKDPEQGALLKVKEIKNGRLAMFAMLGFFIQAYVTGEGPVENLSKHLSDPFGNNLLTVIAGTAERAPTL, encoded by the exons ATGGCGTCTATGGGTGTTTCGGAAATGCTTGGTACGCCACTTAACTTCAAGGCAGTGTCAAGATCGTCTGCTCCATCGGCATCGAGCCCGGCTACGTTTAAGACAGTTGCTCTGTTCTCCAAGAAAAAGCCAGCTCCTGCCAAGGCCAAAACCGTCTCTGTTGCTAACGATGAACTCGCCAAGTGGTATG GTCCTGACAGGAGAGTTTTCCTGCCGGATGGTCTTTTGGACAGATCAGAGATCCCAGAGTACTTAAACGGTGAAGTTGCTGGAGA CTATGGCTATGACCCATTTGGACTTGGAAAGAAGCCTGAGAACTTTGCTAA ATACCAAGCCTTTGAGCTGATCCATGCGAGATGGGCTATGTTGGGAGCAGCTGGTTTCATCATCCCTGAAGCTTTAAACAAATACGGAGCTAACTGTGGTCCTGAAGCCGTCTGGTTCAAG ACTGGTGCTCTGCTTCTTGATGGAAACACATTGAACTACTTTGGCAAGAACATCCCAATCAACCTTGTTCTCGCCGTAGTTGCTGAGGTTGTTCTCCTCGGTGGAGCCGAGTACTACAGAATCACCAACGGATTG GATTTTGAGGACAAGCTACACCCCGGAGGTCCATTTGATCCTTTAGGACTTGCTAAGGACCCCGAACAAGGAGCTCTCCTCAAGGTTAAAGAGATCAAAAACGGGAGATTAGCCATGTTTGCGATGCTCGGTTTCTTCATCCAAGCTTATGTTACTGGAGAAGGTCCTGTTGAGAACCTTTCAAAGCATCTCAGTGATCCTTTTGGAAACAATTTGCTTACCGTCATAGCTGGAACCGCTGAGAGAGCTCCTACACTTTAA
- the LOC106333984 gene encoding protein BEARSKIN2 — MGSSSNGGVPPGFRFHPTDEELLHYYLKKKISYHKFEMEVIREVDLNKLEPWDLQERCKIGSTPQNEWYFFSHKDRKYPTGSRTNRATHAGFWKATGRDKCIRNSYKKIGMRKTLVFYKGRAPHGQKTDWIMHEYRLEDTDDPQGNPSEDGWVVCRVFMKKNLFKVVTGGGSSINSTDQCNHDASNNNNSLQARSFMHRDSPYQLVRNHGATTFELNKPDLTLHQYPPIFHKPPSLGFDYSAGLPRDCESAASEGLQYQQACEPGLEVGTCETLASHNHQQGLGEWSMMDRLVTCHMGNEDSSRGIRFEDGNNNSSSVVQPVPETNQLSLRSEMDFWGYSK, encoded by the exons ATGGGTTCGTCGTCGAACGGAGGAGTGCCACCTGGGTTTCGGTTTCATCCGACAGACGAAGAGCTTCTCCATTACTACCTAAAGAAGAAAATCTCTTATCATAAGTTTGAGATGGAAGTTATCAGAGAGGTTGACTTAAACAAGCTCGAGCCTTGGGATTTACAAG AGAGATGTAAGATAGGGTCAACACCGCAGAACGAATGGTATTTCTTCAGCCACAAGGATAGGAAATACCCAACGGGTTCAAGGACCAACCGTGCAACTCATGCAGGGTTCTGGAAGGCAACAGGACGAGACAAGTGTATAAGGAACTCTTACAAGAAAATAGGAATGAGAAAGACCCTTGTGTTCTACAAAGGAAGAGCTCCTCATGGCCAAAAGACTGACTGGATCATGCATGAGTATCGGCTTGAAGATACTGATGATCCTCAAGGCAATCCTAGT GAAGACGGATGGGTGGTTTGTAGGGTATTCATGAAGAAGAATTTGTTCAAGGTAGTGACTGGAGGAGGCTCAAGCATTAACTCAACGGACCAATGCAATCATGATGCGTCCAACAACAACAACTCGCTCCAAGCTCGTAGCTTCATGCACCGAGACAGTCCTTACCAGCTAGTACGTAACCACGGAGCCACGACCTTCGAACTCAACAAGCCTGACCTGACACTTCATCAATACCCACCAATCTTCCACAAGCCACCTTCCCTTGGGTTTGACTACTCTGCAGGGCTTCCAAGGGATTGCGAAAGTGCGGCTAGTGAAGGGTTACAATACCAGCAAGCGTGTGAGCCAGGTTTAGAGGTTGGGACGTGCGAGACATTGGCTAGTCATAACCATCAACAAGGTTTAGGTGAATGGTCAATGATGGACAGGCTTGTGACTTGTCATATGGGAAATGAAGATTCCTCTAGAGGGATTAGGTTTGAGGATGGTAACAACAATTCTTCGTCTGTTGTCCAGCCAGTTCCTGAGACGAATCAGCTTTCGTTGCGCAGTGAGATGGATTTCTGGGGTTATTCTAAATAG